From the genome of Fibrobacter sp. UWH6:
CGGAAGATTGCAGCTACGCCCTGTTCCTGAAGCTGGAGGAAGTATTCAGAAATTTCATCAATGTCGGCGACAATCTGCTGGTAGGCTTCGGATGTTTCGTCCCATTCGGTGGTTCCTGCCTTAAAACCTGCAGCGTAGTCAAAAGTGGTAAATTCGCTGGCGTTACCCTTCTTGGTGTAGAAGGCGTCGATAGCGTGGCTGGGGTCCTTCCAGTGCCAGGAGAAGGCCGGAATACCGCCCTGCTTCCAAAGGTCCGCTGCTGCTTCCACAGCCATCTTTGTATAACTCTTGTACCATGCATCTCCGGCATTGACACCGTTTGCGAACAGGAAGTCAAAACCCACCAGCGCGGGATATTTGCCTGCGGCTTCGTATACGGCCTTGACGTCGATCATTTCCTTGACGGTGGCTGTGTTGACGTCACCGGTCTGAACACCGGAAACTGTACGAGAACCGAAGTTGGTGGCGAGGAAGTTGTAAAGCTTCTGGGCGCTAGCAGTAGCTCCTTCTGTAACCGGAGCGTAGCTGAAGGTTCCGGGCACGTTGGTAATCGGAGTGTTGTTTCCTTCGTTTCCGTTGTCAGATACTGCAGTGGTATCGATGGTCGTGTTAGATGTGTCGGTAGGAGTGCCAGAAGGTGTGCCGGTGCTGTCGCTAGGTGTGGCGGCGGGATCATCTCCCACAACGGTAGTCTGTTCTTCAGGACCGCTGCTAGAATCGTCTGAGCATGCTGTTGTCAGAATAGCTGCAGTTGCAGCCAAGCCAAATGCCAAGAGGGATTTCTTGATATTCATAAACACTCCATACAAAAAGATTTACTTGACTAAAATTATATTCCTGAGAGGAGAAAATTCTTTTTTTGATGTTCTATGTTGTAATAACGTTGAATGGAACACAACAAACTTTTTAATGAAAAAAATGGCGTTTTCTTTCGAAAAAAGCCATTTTCTTTAAGTGTGTTGCGAAATAGAAAAGCTATTTCTCAATAAAGTTGAAGCCGAACTCAAAAGTGCGGGATTCGCCCGGAGGAATCACGATGAGACCGCGGTGATGGTTCAGGGCATCCGGTTCCGTGGTCATGGGCTCGATGGCGATGCTCATGCGGTCGGGGGGAGTGTACATCTGGATGGCGTTATACTGTTCGATACCGGCGCGCTGCCAGATGTCCAGCAGGTACTTCTCGCTTTCCAGCAAAACGTGTGCGTTGTTGATGAAATCTGCATCGGCGGGAGTCTGGGCGAATTCCTTGCCCAGGCAGAAACAGTCATTGATGAATTCATCGGAAATCTTGCGAGACGGGACGAAACGGGTGTCTTCCTTGAAGTTGCCGGTGGGGAGGTCTGCGGAATCCAGCACGGCCAGATTTGTCACAGGCATGGAGAGGGTTAGTTCGTCAATCTTTTCGCCCAGGCTGAAGTAGGGGTGCCAACCTTCGGAATAGGGCATGTCCTTCTGGCCCAGGTTTTCGACCTTGGAGTAGATGGTCACCTTTTCACCTGTGTAGATGATGGTGTTGGTGGCGCGGAAGGGGAAGGGGAAGCCGGCGTAGGCGCCAGACCAGTCGCAAGTGAATACTGCTGTGCAGCAGTCGTTATCGCTTTCAAAACTCTGGAAAGTCCATTCCCTGTTCTGCAAGAAACCATGAAGGGCGTGGGGAGCCCAGCTAACGTTGTTTTCCAGCTGGTATTCGTTGCCGTTCCAGTTGAATTTGGCAAAACCGGTTCTTCCCGGGAAGGGGGTCAGTCGGCAGCCGGCGTTGGTATCAGGGCCCACCTGGTGGATGGTGGAACCGTCGCGGTAACCGAACAATAGATCAAGCAGTTCGCCGTGTTTTTCGTTTACGGGTACGCGCCAGGCGTTAAGGCCTCCACCGTAGCCGCTAAGGATTTCGAATTCTGCACCGTCATCGCGCTGCAATACATAACACTGGACAGTACCCAGGGGGCGAGAAATAATCTTGAACTGACTCATATGTAGGGAATCTAGATAATAAAATCAGCATTCCAATAGTGAATATAGCCGAGTAATAAAAATGTATTAGTCTTGCCAATTTGTGGAAGTTTTTTGTAAGCATGATTTGCCGTAAATCACAGTTAACACAATTCCGTCAATGGTCCATTTTGTTGTATTGGACAGAGAAAAATGAATTTCTATTTTTCACACCATGGAAAAACAGACTATTGTAGCCCCGATGACCCCCAACGGCGTAAGTGCCGTGGCTGCCATTCGTGTCAGCGGCCCCCAGGTGAAATCCGTGGTGAAGACCCTCTTTGGTGAAAAGGCCGTGGCTGGGCTTAAATCCCACATGGCAAAACTGGGTACAGCCAAGTGGCCAGCTTCTGTTGAAGGTGGATGCCGTGCCGGGGCTGTGATTGATAGTCTGCTGTACTTGTATTTTGAAGGTCCCAATTCTTATACTGGCGAAGATGTCCTGGAACTTTACCCCCATGGCAATCCCCTAATTGTCCGTGACCTGCTTCAGGCTTGCCGAATGGTAGAGGGGGTGCGCCTGGCTGAACCGGGTGAATATACCCGTCGAGCTTTTTTGAACGGGAAGATGGACTTGACCCAGGCGGAGTCTGTGGCTGACGTGATTCACAGCGCAAACCGTTCCGAATTGGAAAACGCCCACCGTTTGCTGGGAGGCGCCCTTTCTAAAAAGGTTTCTGCCCTCACCGAGCAGGTGAAGGATATTTCTGCCCGCATGGAACTGGATGTGGATTTCGCCGAAGAAGAGGCGGATCCGGATTACGCTGGCTGGGAAACCCGCTTTGTGGCCATTCGCCAGTCGGTTCAGGGAATTCTGGATAGTTTCCGCGGCAAGGCTGAAGTGGGCCGCTTGCCTCTGGTGGTCTTGTATGGAGCCCCTAATGCAGGTAAGTCCAGCTTGGTAAATGCATTGCTAGGTGAAGACCGTATTCTTGTCAGTGACATTGCGGGAACCACCCGCGACTTCGTGGAAGTCCGTCTGTTCCTGGATGGTGGCGAAATCCGTCTGGTGGATACCGCTGGCCTTGCCGAAAAGGCTGCCGACGCTCTGGATGCCTTAAGCATGGAAAAGAGTAAGCAAATTTTGGCTGAAGCGGATATGAAAATCTTGTTAGTTGATGGAACAACTAGCGTCATCCTGAACCCCGAAGGGGTGAAGGATCCAGTAGGCATGAATGTTCATCCGGATCTTGTTCTGCAAACGAAGGCTGACCTTTCTAGGGATGTCGCTCTGAACTCGGTTCAGGGGCAACTTGCCATATCTTCAAAAACAGGCGCAGGTCTCGCTGAACTTAAATCCGCTCTCAACGCCCGCCTTTTCAAGAATCGCGAAAATTCCGAAGACCTCTGGATCACAAGCGAACGCGAAAAGGCCTGCCTCGAAGATGCTCTTGCCGGCATCGATCGCGTGCTTCTACAGTTGCGTTCCAATCCCGCAGTAGAACTGCTGGCCTTTGAAATGCAAATCGTTCGCCGCGCCCTCCAGAGCATTACCGGCGAAATCTCATCTGAAGACGTTTTACAATCCATCTTTGCGGGGTTCTGCATTGGGAAATAGTTATATTGGCGCGCTGCTCGCCATTTTCATATTTGGCTCCTACATGGTGCCGCTGAAGAAATGGTCTTCCTATTCTTCCTGGTCCTTCCTTTCCATGATGACCACGGGGGCGTTAATTTGTTCCCTGGTGATTGCCTTTGTGACAGGATCTTTCAACTTGAACCCCATGGGCCTGCTTTGCGGTCTTTTGTGGGTGGCAGGCGGGGCTTTCAGCTTCTGGGCGGTTCAAGCCGAGGCTGACCTTGCTGGAGCAGGTGTCCGTGCCATGGGAGTGAGCATCCTGGCTTCCTTCCTTTCCGGTGTTCTGCTGTTTGGTGAACCTTCCAACTTTGCGTTGTCCATCCCGGCGATTGTATGCTTTCTGGTGGGCCTGTCCCGCTTGACGCCTTCCTCAGGAGGCTCCGTTTTTAAGAACTGGCGTTCTTTTTTGGGCGGTTTTGTTTTCGGTACTTACCTCATACCTTTCAAAATAGCGACTGCCCATGGCCTTCAGCTTTCCGACCTGGAATTTATGTGCCCCCTTTCTATCGGCATCTTTGTGGGAAGCCAGATTCTGGTGGGCATCCTCATGCTCAAACGTAAGAAGGCTTTTGATTTCCCGCTGGTGCCCAGCCTCATTTGCGTGGGTACAGGTGCCCTTTGGACTTTTGGCATGCACGGTTGCTTCTGGGCTATCGCTCCTATTGCTGCAGGCGGTTCCTTGGGATATGCCGTTGGCTATCCCTTGACTCAGCTTAATTTGCTGGTGAACCTTTGCTGGGGTGTGATTGTCTTTGGCGAATACAAGACTGCCAAGGAACGCATCAAACTTCTGCTGGCGACATTTGTAATTCTCGCCGGCGCAGTGCTCTTGACCCTTTCCAAGGGGTAATTGAATCTTGGATGTACGCGAAAAAGGCGGTGGAAAACCATTGTTTGAAGCTCTTTCCACTGCCTTTTCTTTATTTTGTGTGTAAAAATCCTACGCGAATTTGGACCGTAGCGGTGAAAATTGCTCCTTTGGGAGCTTTTTTTGTATGTGTTTTACCTTATTTTGTGGATAACATAATAAAAAGGCGGTGGATTTCTCCTGTCTAGGACTCTTTCCACTGCCTTTTTGAGTGAGTACTCTTGAGCGACCTTACTTGACGGCAATCTTCTTTACGGTATTACCTACCTTCACCATATAAACGCCGCTCTTCAGAGTCTGCAGGTTCAGAGTGGCATGGCCTGCAACTGCCGGCTGGTTCATGACTTTGCGGCCCTTCAAGTCTGTCAACTGGATACTAGAAGACTTTGCATTCTGCAGGTTTACAATCAGGGTTCGGCCATTCAGGCTCATGTTGAAGCCTGTTGCGATTTGAGTAACGATTCCGTCCTTTGCGCCTGTTGCTTCTCGAGTCACTTCGTCATAGCGGGTGGCTAGTGCCATCAGGTACCAAGTGCTGTGGGGGAGCCACTGTTCAATCCAACGCCAGTTGTCCCAAGATTTTCCGTTAATGGCGTTGACGTCGTCCCACACGATTCCGCTACCGTCTGTGTTCAATCCGGAAATGCCGTTGGCGATACCGCCTTCGAGGGTGGCGTCGTAATTGGAAGATCCATCATAGATGGCGGGATTCTTCTTTCCCTTCTTGTACATCATGCACACGCCGTAAGGGTTCTTTCCCAAAATCCAGTCCAGCTGATCGGTAGCGTACTTGTTGATTTCTTTTTTGTTCGGGGTGTCTCCTAGAACTTTTGTTGCGTATACGGCTGCGGCAGAAAGGCTGGCCAATCGAGCGTCTTCGCCTTGCCACCAGTAATTACTTTCGTTATCGTGGGGGATAAAGAAGGTGTTCTTGATGGTGTTTTGTGTCTTGGCGGTTTGACGTGCGTAACCGAAGGGATTGCCCACTTCGTTTGTAACGGAGATAAGCCAGTTTAGATGCTTGCTGATAGCGTCTTTAACCACGGGAAGTTCGCGGGAGGCGCAACCGCCACCGGGGCACAAGTCCATTTCGTGTGCTAACTCTGCAAAACGGCATAGCGCGACTAGAGGAAGCCCTGCGTCGCTGGCGTGCCAGAAGGGACGAGTCTTAGCGTCATCGCTCCAGAAGAATCCTTCATCACTGAGTCGGTCAATCAGGTGTTCTGCGCGTTTGAGGGCTTCGTTGTAGTAGTCATGTTTTTCCGATGAAGCACCTGCGCTATATAGTTCCATTGCTGCCAACAGCGCGGTGTAATCGTCGATGATATTTTCCTTGCCGTCGTCGCAATAGGCGCAGCTTCCACCAATAGACTGCTTGGACTGCAAATGTTCAAAGCCCTTCTTTGCTGCGGCCAGGTATTGTTCGCTGGTGTAGTCGCCGTTCTTCTTCAGCATAGAGGCTCGGGCAAGGCCTGCAATCGCCATGCCGCCACCTTCGCGGAATGCGGTCTGGTACTTGGAACTTCTTGTGCCTTCGCTTCCGCTAAAGGCGCAGACGCTACGGTCGGCTTGTCCCCAGCTATCGAATACGGTCATGTAGAAGTAGCCTTCCTCGCTCAGCATGCGGACTAGGAAGTCTGCGCCGTAGATGGCTTCATCCACTGCGGTAACGGTAGACGGATTGGCGCTCAATGCGGCGGGCATTTTTTCTGCGGCGAATGCCAAGGCCCACACCGTTAGCGGAATTTGCTGCGGGTTCAAATAGTTTGCATAAGACAGGTGGCTAAGGTACTTACTCACGTCGCCGCTGGCGTCATACCAACCGCCGTGAACGTCCACCTTGGTGCCGCTCCCTTCCAGAGGAACGCTCTTGTCCCAGCCCACGATAGGATCCTTGTCGGCGCGATCCTTGTAGAAGTAATCCATCACGGACTTCAAGGTGTTGGCGGCCAGGGCGTTTTCTGCAACCACGAAATAATCTGATGTAGAAGGGGAGCCCTCGTTGACGCTGACGTAGTATGTGCCTGCTTTAAGGGAATCGCCCAAGTCGATGACATAGTATTTGCCGTTCTTGCTCCAGTTATCCGGATTGACGCCTGCGCCAAAAGTTCCGCCCTTGATGCTGCCGCCCAGCGTTCCATCGGAACCGCCGCCGAACAAAGTCCAGTTGACCCCTTCCAGGTTCTTGTCGCTTTCCACGATAACGGAAACGGGCTGACCTACGTCATAACCCACCTGGTTGTAGTAAAAGGCGTTGTCTGCGTTGGCGATGGAGGCCAGCGCTGCTAAAGTCGATACGGTAAAAATCTTTGTTCTCATGAGATAAAATTTAATTCCGTAGTTCAAGAAGATTAAAAGGGCATGGATGGACATCGGGAGAACAAAGCTAACCTTTTAGATTAATAATTACGCAAAAGTTGCGTTAAAATAAAGATGGGTTGGCCCGTCATAGGCTTGTCGACCTTGATGGATTCTATGGATTGTGTTGAAAATGAGGTGATTTTATGCTTTTGTAATGTCCTGAATACCATCAAAAATAGGGTGTTAGGGTGTTATTAACGCAAAAAATGCGTTTAAAATGCATAAAGTTCTTCTCTAGGTTAGCTGTCCCCTTGTGCGAACCCACCTATTAATCTACCTTTACCCTCATAAGAAATCGGGCCGCAGGCCCTTTAACTTTTACACTTTAACCTTTAACCTATAAGCTACTATGTACTACGAAAGCATTAAGGTTCTCGACTGCACCATCCGCGACGGTGGTCTCGTCAACAAGCACGACTTCTCCCTGGAATTCGTCCGTCGTCTTTACACCCTCCTGTCCGCCGCTGGCGTCGACTACATGGAAATGGGTTACAAGAACTCTCCGGAACTGTTCGACCCCAAGGAATACGGTCCGTGGAAGTTCTGCGATGACGATCTGCTGTGGAAGGTGAAGGACGGCATCGATTCCAAGATGAAGATGGCCGTGATGGCTGACGTGGGCCGCGTGAACATGGACGCTGTGAAGCCCGCTGACCAAAGCCCCTACCAGATGTTCCGCGTTGCTTCTTACGTGAAGAACATCGACAAGGGTATCGAAATGGTGAACGCCTTCAACCAGATGGGTTACGAAACCACTCTGAACATCATGGCTGTTAGCCGTGACCGCGGTCCGGAACTGGATGAAGCTCTGCACCAGGTGAACGAAGAATGTAAGGCTGACGTTCTGTACCTCGTAGACAGCTTCGGCGCCTTCTACCAGGAAGACATCGATAAGGAAATGGCTCGCTACCGTGGCATCGTGAAGAACAAGCAGTTCGGCTTCCATGGTCATAACAACCAGCAGCTGGCTTTCTCTAACACCATTCAGGCTATCATCAACCACGTTGACTTCCTGGACGGTTCCGTTTCCGGTATGGGCCGTGGCGCTGGCAACTGCACCACCGAACTTCTCCTTGGCTTCCTGAAGAACCCCAAGTACGATCTCCGTCCGGTTCTCGATGCTTACCAGGAACTGTTCCTCCCGCTCCAGGCCAAGTACGAATGGGGCTACATCATTCCGCAGATGATCACTGGTATGCTGAACCGTCACCCGCAGGATGCAATCGCCGTCCGCAAGACCGAAGACAAGGACAACTACTCCAAGTTCTACAACCATATGATGAACGACTAAAGAGTTTTGGTGCGCAGGCAAGTAAACTTGCCTGGATAACAAAACCTTTGGCCGTAGACTCGCAGCCCGCGGGGCAAGAGTCCCACGATTAAGAGCCGAGAGTCGCTTCATAAAAAATCCCGAGTTCCGTTTTCACGGACTCGGGATTTTTTGTTAGAAGGAGTAGATGAATTCTTGATTACTGCAGCTGCCACTGCTTCAGGAATGCCCAGGCAGATTTGCCGTCAGCATAGGAGTGGCCTGCGTTAGGATCGTTGCGGAATACAACCTTCACGCCGTCCATGCAGTTGGAGTATTCCTTCACGGTGACGTTGCCGTCTCGGGTTTCTGTGGGGTTGCCGGTACAGCCATTCTTCTGGCCCCAGAAGGTGAAGTTCTTTTCGGCGCCGAGGAAGTTCAGGCCGTCGCCGCGACCGCTGTCGCCACCCTGATAGACGCAGACGCCATCGCTAGTGCTGCGGTACATGATAATGGGAATGGGGCGAGCCGGGTTGCAGGATGCGCTGTTGACGGTATTCAGGTCCATTGCGGAAGGTGCCACGGCGGCCAGTTCATCGGCCAAGTTGCAAGCCAGATGATTGGTCATGCCTCCGCCCATAGAGAAGCCGCTGGCGTACACGCGCTTCTTGTCGATGCAGGCGGATTCGCTGGCCGCCTTGATCATTTCGCGGGTGAACTTTACGTCGTCTGCGGTAGAGCAGCAGGGGCCTACGTTCCAGGCTGCGCTTGCTCCGTCGGGGTACAGGGAGATGACGCCTTCAGGATCAGTCTGAGCCCTCAATTGGGTTCCGCCCATCTGTCCCCGACCATTACCGCCGATACCGTGGAAGTCAATGACCAGAGGGACTGCCTTGTCGCCCTTGTAGGCGCTGGGAACGTGCATGATGAAGGTTCGGGTCTGTCCATCTACGTTTACGCTCATGGTCTGATCGCCGGCCTTTGCAGTCTTGCTGGCGCAATTTACAATCAGTTCGACGCTGGAGCTGGATCTTGCTGTGGAGGCGGAACTCTGGGATGCGGAACTTGCCGGTCCCCAAGTCATAGAAGAAGAGCTAGGCTGCTCCCAAGTCATAGAAGAACTGGATGCTGTCAAGTCCTGCTTTTCCAAGGTAAAGACTTTTCCAGTTTCCTTCTCTTCGGCCATGGTATAGCTGAAAATCTTGTATCCGGTAAGAGAGAATGCCAAGTAGGGCAGAGGGTCGCCAGCCTTCATCAAGGCACCGCGACTTACGATGTAGTTGTCGTTTACGCTATTGCTGGACACCTTCAGAATCATGAATTTCTGACCAGCGAATTTCTGAATGTCGATGGAGGTGTTCTGTGAATTGAACTCCTGCTGCATCATCATCTTGCCAAGAGCGTCCATCATAGAAACCTTGAAGGAATTACCGCTGGGGTTGGCAATGCTCAAGACGTTTCCATTTTTGGCTACGGCAATTTTGTTTTGAATAGAGGCGTCTGCAATTGCAGTCGTTATTTCATCGCCGATGGAAAATCTTCCTTGGGCGTCGCTTGTTGCGGTGTAGCCACCATAGTTGTAGCAGGTGATGTTAACGCCTTCCAGAGGCTCGTTGTCTGTGTTGACCACGGTACCGTCAAGGTTCCACGCGGAAGCTGCAATTGCGGTGACAAGAACGCCACCCAGGGCATGCTTCAAAAACATAAAATCTCCTTTAGAGTTTTATCCCGAACACACCTTGATTTACAAAACCAAACTCAAGTTAGAATAATTACGCAGAGAATCCCCTGGAAAAAGATGATAAATAAAACTGACATTAAGAAAAAACGGGGTGATTGTTCTCGTTTGCGTTTCCTTCGGGAATAATGTTCCCGAATAATAAAAAAGTCTCCGCCGTAGCGAAGACTTTCTCTCTCTCTCTTGCCGCGCAGATCCTGGTCTGCGTGGGATTATTTCTTCTTGCGTTTTCCCGGAGGGCCAGGCATAAAGGGGCTGCTTGCCTTTTCCTTTTCGGCCTTGACTTCGGTCTCGATTTTCTGGCCGGTAATCACGACGTCACCAACGCTTAGACCCTTCAGGATTTCCACGTTCACGCCGTCGCTAATGCCAATCTTGATGGGGCGGGGGGCAGCCTTCCCGTTGACGCTGACCCAGACCATGTTTCTGCCTTTCTGCTTGCCGGGCTTACGCTTTCCGCCAAAGCCACCCTTGCCGAATCCGCCAGGACCGCCGGGACCCATTCCCGGGGGAGGGCCGCCAGCACCAGGACCGCCAGGAGGAGGACCATCCATTCCCGGGGGCGGCGGGGGCATTTCGCCTTCCTTGAATCCTGGCGGCGGGCCGAAACCTTCGGGAGGCATAGGCGGGCGTGGCATATCCTTGAAGTCCGCCATGGGAGTGCTTTCGTTGGGTGTAAACTTCAATGCCTTTGCCGGAATGGAAATGGCGTCCTGAACTTCCTTCGTTACGATGGTACAGGTGGCGGTCATGCCCGGCAGCAATTTCTGATCCGGATTGTCGGCGGTAATGACCACGGTGTAAGTCACCACGTTGCTTGTGGTGGTGGGGTTCAGGCGTACTTCCTGAACCTTGCCGCTGAACTTGTCGTCCTGGAATGCGTCCACTGTAAATTCAACACGCTGGCCGGCTTTTACCTGTCCGATATCCGCTTCGTCTACGTCGGCCATAACCTTCATTTGGCTCAAGTCCTTTGCGATAATGAACAGGGTGGGGGTGCTCATGGAGGCGGCCACGGTCTGGCCCACGTCTACGGCGCGCTTCAAAACTACGCCGCTAATGGGGCTCTTGATGGTGGCGTAACTGAGATTCAGGCGGGCCTGGGCCACTTCGTTCTTGCGCTGTTCCATGGTGAACTTGGCGGCATTTACGCTGTACTCGGCAGATTCCAGTTCCACGGCGCTGGCGCTGTTGCTTTCGGCCAACTTCTTGGTACGTTCAAAAGTTTTTGTCTTGTAGTTAAAATCGTTTTCGGCTGACTTGTAGGCGATTTCGGCCTGGTTCAAGGTGGCCTGTAACTTGGACTTGTCCAGCTCCGCAATGACCTGTCCCTTTTTGACCTTGGAATTGAAATCCACGAAAAGCTTGCTGATATCGCCAGAAACCTGGGTGCCCACTTCCACCTGGTCTACGGGTTCCAGGGAACCTGTTGCAGAAATAGTGGTAGAAATGGTGGCCAGGGTAACTTCCGAAGTGACCAAGGTGGCAATCTTCGCTTCGGCCCCCTTGTCAAACACAAACGTCTTGACTCCATAGCCAACGCCCGCCAAAATGGCGATTACAATTAAGAATTTCAATAGCTTCATCATACTTTACGGAGAAAATTTAGAAAGTATTAGACTTTTTACAGCTATTTAGATGCGCTAGCAAGGGGATTCGTTGCAAAGAAAGACGCTGGCGGGAGACGCTTAATTGTCCTCTGAGGAACTAATTTGAAACATGCCCGGTGTTTCCTCCTTTTGATGCGCAATTGCACAGATGCAAACCCGTGTAAAAGTTCTGCAAATTCACTATTGCACTTATGCATTGCCATGTATTCATGGGTTGAACCCGCTATTGCGTACACGTATACCCTGGTATTTATGGCTAGAAAGCAGATACGAGATACAAGATATGAAGTGTCATCTAGAGCGAAGCGAAGGATCTAGATATCGGATATGAGTTTTCATAATCGTGCCGGAGGCGCCCTTACCAGCGGTGAGTTTTCAGTTGTGAGCTATGAGTTTTTATAGTCGCGCCAAAGGCGCCTTACTTTTAGCTCACTACTCACTACTCATCACTCATAACTAAACTGCTCAAGGTCTCGCGCGTTTATGAGATTCTGAAACAAGTTCAGAATGACTGTTTGTGAATGTTCAGAATGACAGTTTGCGAATGTTCAGGACGACACCCCACTATCC
Proteins encoded in this window:
- a CDS encoding aldolase catalytic domain-containing protein, producing the protein MYYESIKVLDCTIRDGGLVNKHDFSLEFVRRLYTLLSAAGVDYMEMGYKNSPELFDPKEYGPWKFCDDDLLWKVKDGIDSKMKMAVMADVGRVNMDAVKPADQSPYQMFRVASYVKNIDKGIEMVNAFNQMGYETTLNIMAVSRDRGPELDEALHQVNEECKADVLYLVDSFGAFYQEDIDKEMARYRGIVKNKQFGFHGHNNQQLAFSNTIQAIINHVDFLDGSVSGMGRGAGNCTTELLLGFLKNPKYDLRPVLDAYQELFLPLQAKYEWGYIIPQMITGMLNRHPQDAIAVRKTEDKDNYSKFYNHMMND
- a CDS encoding PHB depolymerase family esterase, producing MFLKHALGGVLVTAIAASAWNLDGTVVNTDNEPLEGVNITCYNYGGYTATSDAQGRFSIGDEITTAIADASIQNKIAVAKNGNVLSIANPSGNSFKVSMMDALGKMMMQQEFNSQNTSIDIQKFAGQKFMILKVSSNSVNDNYIVSRGALMKAGDPLPYLAFSLTGYKIFSYTMAEEKETGKVFTLEKQDLTASSSSMTWEQPSSSSMTWGPASSASQSSASTARSSSSVELIVNCASKTAKAGDQTMSVNVDGQTRTFIMHVPSAYKGDKAVPLVIDFHGIGGNGRGQMGGTQLRAQTDPEGVISLYPDGASAAWNVGPCCSTADDVKFTREMIKAASESACIDKKRVYASGFSMGGGMTNHLACNLADELAAVAPSAMDLNTVNSASCNPARPIPIIMYRSTSDGVCVYQGGDSGRGDGLNFLGAEKNFTFWGQKNGCTGNPTETRDGNVTVKEYSNCMDGVKVVFRNDPNAGHSYADGKSAWAFLKQWQLQ
- a CDS encoding GRP family sugar transporter — encoded protein: MGNSYIGALLAIFIFGSYMVPLKKWSSYSSWSFLSMMTTGALICSLVIAFVTGSFNLNPMGLLCGLLWVAGGAFSFWAVQAEADLAGAGVRAMGVSILASFLSGVLLFGEPSNFALSIPAIVCFLVGLSRLTPSSGGSVFKNWRSFLGGFVFGTYLIPFKIATAHGLQLSDLEFMCPLSIGIFVGSQILVGILMLKRKKAFDFPLVPSLICVGTGALWTFGMHGCFWAIAPIAAGGSLGYAVGYPLTQLNLLVNLCWGVIVFGEYKTAKERIKLLLATFVILAGAVLLTLSKG
- a CDS encoding glycoside hydrolase family 9 protein; amino-acid sequence: MRTKIFTVSTLAALASIANADNAFYYNQVGYDVGQPVSVIVESDKNLEGVNWTLFGGGSDGTLGGSIKGGTFGAGVNPDNWSKNGKYYVIDLGDSLKAGTYYVSVNEGSPSTSDYFVVAENALAANTLKSVMDYFYKDRADKDPIVGWDKSVPLEGSGTKVDVHGGWYDASGDVSKYLSHLSYANYLNPQQIPLTVWALAFAAEKMPAALSANPSTVTAVDEAIYGADFLVRMLSEEGYFYMTVFDSWGQADRSVCAFSGSEGTRSSKYQTAFREGGGMAIAGLARASMLKKNGDYTSEQYLAAAKKGFEHLQSKQSIGGSCAYCDDGKENIIDDYTALLAAMELYSAGASSEKHDYYNEALKRAEHLIDRLSDEGFFWSDDAKTRPFWHASDAGLPLVALCRFAELAHEMDLCPGGGCASRELPVVKDAISKHLNWLISVTNEVGNPFGYARQTAKTQNTIKNTFFIPHDNESNYWWQGEDARLASLSAAAVYATKVLGDTPNKKEINKYATDQLDWILGKNPYGVCMMYKKGKKNPAIYDGSSNYDATLEGGIANGISGLNTDGSGIVWDDVNAINGKSWDNWRWIEQWLPHSTWYLMALATRYDEVTREATGAKDGIVTQIATGFNMSLNGRTLIVNLQNAKSSSIQLTDLKGRKVMNQPAVAGHATLNLQTLKSGVYMVKVGNTVKKIAVK
- the mnmE gene encoding tRNA uridine-5-carboxymethylaminomethyl(34) synthesis GTPase MnmE; translation: MEKQTIVAPMTPNGVSAVAAIRVSGPQVKSVVKTLFGEKAVAGLKSHMAKLGTAKWPASVEGGCRAGAVIDSLLYLYFEGPNSYTGEDVLELYPHGNPLIVRDLLQACRMVEGVRLAEPGEYTRRAFLNGKMDLTQAESVADVIHSANRSELENAHRLLGGALSKKVSALTEQVKDISARMELDVDFAEEEADPDYAGWETRFVAIRQSVQGILDSFRGKAEVGRLPLVVLYGAPNAGKSSLVNALLGEDRILVSDIAGTTRDFVEVRLFLDGGEIRLVDTAGLAEKAADALDALSMEKSKQILAEADMKILLVDGTTSVILNPEGVKDPVGMNVHPDLVLQTKADLSRDVALNSVQGQLAISSKTGAGLAELKSALNARLFKNRENSEDLWITSEREKACLEDALAGIDRVLLQLRSNPAVELLAFEMQIVRRALQSITGEISSEDVLQSIFAGFCIGK
- a CDS encoding aldose 1-epimerase; protein product: MSQFKIISRPLGTVQCYVLQRDDGAEFEILSGYGGGLNAWRVPVNEKHGELLDLLFGYRDGSTIHQVGPDTNAGCRLTPFPGRTGFAKFNWNGNEYQLENNVSWAPHALHGFLQNREWTFQSFESDNDCCTAVFTCDWSGAYAGFPFPFRATNTIIYTGEKVTIYSKVENLGQKDMPYSEGWHPYFSLGEKIDELTLSMPVTNLAVLDSADLPTGNFKEDTRFVPSRKISDEFINDCFCLGKEFAQTPADADFINNAHVLLESEKYLLDIWQRAGIEQYNAIQMYTPPDRMSIAIEPMTTEPDALNHHRGLIVIPPGESRTFEFGFNFIEK
- a CDS encoding efflux RND transporter periplasmic adaptor subunit, which gives rise to MKLLKFLIVIAILAGVGYGVKTFVFDKGAEAKIATLVTSEVTLATISTTISATGSLEPVDQVEVGTQVSGDISKLFVDFNSKVKKGQVIAELDKSKLQATLNQAEIAYKSAENDFNYKTKTFERTKKLAESNSASAVELESAEYSVNAAKFTMEQRKNEVAQARLNLSYATIKSPISGVVLKRAVDVGQTVAASMSTPTLFIIAKDLSQMKVMADVDEADIGQVKAGQRVEFTVDAFQDDKFSGKVQEVRLNPTTTSNVVTYTVVITADNPDQKLLPGMTATCTIVTKEVQDAISIPAKALKFTPNESTPMADFKDMPRPPMPPEGFGPPPGFKEGEMPPPPPGMDGPPPGGPGAGGPPPGMGPGGPGGFGKGGFGGKRKPGKQKGRNMVWVSVNGKAAPRPIKIGISDGVNVEILKGLSVGDVVITGQKIETEVKAEKEKASSPFMPGPPGKRKKK